One Leptospira terpstrae serovar Hualin str. LT 11-33 = ATCC 700639 genomic region harbors:
- a CDS encoding CdaR family protein: MILKLLGKVVRNWKAKLVSLIIASIFYVNLQNSKVLIKTINVPVDYPKLSGNLNYSKNPEKTIPVRVEGLKDVVNYYSQFMKAVIDPEDVQLGVTEVPIKKIVGVPSGVKVTKLKKTVPVEIESRGLKVVPLEVVFEGAPPANFEKLTQIVSPQKVTLSGKPQDLEKITKVQLPEISLTDKKEPFAKTVRIPDLPKGVNVLGSRDVTVNVNIIPLSYKTGEQTAAGIPIVCSGLDGKLDAELSEEQVAIRYFSLKPIRSAQILTGITAQVPCNYIFDPIKNKIIPELQPQVAKVRIIKNKDLKGIEILQISPEKIEIRYKVKEQNPEADPTDDGTGMEVPGAIPSDRS; encoded by the coding sequence ATGATTTTAAAGTTACTTGGAAAAGTGGTCCGAAACTGGAAAGCGAAACTTGTATCTTTAATCATCGCAAGTATTTTTTATGTCAACCTTCAGAATTCCAAAGTATTAATTAAAACTATTAATGTCCCCGTCGACTATCCAAAGTTATCTGGTAATTTAAATTATTCTAAAAATCCAGAAAAAACAATTCCAGTTCGCGTGGAAGGATTGAAAGATGTTGTGAATTATTATTCACAATTTATGAAGGCTGTGATTGACCCAGAAGATGTCCAACTCGGTGTTACGGAAGTACCCATTAAAAAAATTGTGGGTGTTCCGAGTGGAGTCAAAGTTACAAAACTGAAAAAAACAGTTCCTGTTGAAATTGAATCTCGTGGGCTGAAAGTAGTACCATTGGAAGTTGTATTTGAAGGAGCACCACCAGCTAACTTTGAAAAGCTGACTCAAATTGTAAGTCCTCAAAAAGTAACTTTAAGCGGGAAACCTCAAGATTTAGAAAAAATCACCAAAGTACAATTACCAGAAATTTCCTTAACCGACAAAAAAGAACCTTTCGCAAAAACTGTGAGAATTCCTGATCTTCCTAAAGGTGTGAATGTACTTGGATCCAGAGATGTCACGGTGAATGTAAATATCATTCCTCTTTCTTATAAAACAGGAGAACAAACGGCCGCAGGAATTCCAATTGTTTGTTCGGGTCTGGATGGCAAGTTAGATGCAGAACTTTCTGAAGAACAAGTGGCGATTCGTTATTTTTCATTAAAACCAATTCGTTCTGCACAAATCTTAACGGGGATTACGGCGCAAGTTCCTTGTAACTATATCTTTGATCCTATAAAAAACAAAATCATTCCCGAATTACAGCCGCAAGTTGCTAAAGTGCGAATCATCAAAAACAAAGATCTCAAAGGAATTGAAATTTTACAAATCAGTCCTGAAAAAATTGAGATTCGTTACAAAGTTAAAGAACAAAACCCTGAGGCAGACCCAACTGATGATGGGACTGGGATGGAAGTCCCAGGTGCCATTCCTTCCGATCGATCTTAA